Proteins co-encoded in one Papaver somniferum cultivar HN1 chromosome 5, ASM357369v1, whole genome shotgun sequence genomic window:
- the LOC113279165 gene encoding proline-rich receptor-like protein kinase PERK2, translating into MSDHPRAPYQTPPSSPPRSPLRRYSDRSPLGGGSSKSSQMDPRGHRVSSSSGTKVLPTKKGDPPKGPSRSRSALDPPPRRETLDVPPLHSMAPPSVSLQSSLPPPPTVSFKGKYSKSTTLKSDPPKNLPSKRKASELSPTPDSADEGEAAPVIRNVSVGRKKVTFKHIDLEMFQEKHEFQAFEVSKKKKIGPKQSSTVMTGEAEAYEEVTSPVNEGFAEDEEMSDGEERTDISPPDDEGGGTGEEGSAPVGGNTGGVGGEGFAAGGNEVVEGATGQQAENAGDQA; encoded by the exons aTGTCTGATcatccgcgggctccttaccagaccccgccgtctagtccacCAAGATCTCCTCTGCGTAGGTATTCTgatagatctccacttgggggaGGTTCCTCTAAGTCTTCGCAAATGGATCCTCgcggtcatagggtttcatcttcctctggtaCGAAGGttttgcctactaagaaaggggatccgCCGAAGGGTCCTTCTAGGTCTAG GAGTGCGCTGGATCCTCCTCCTCGTAGAgaaacattggatgttccgccccttcattccatggctcctccttcagtgtcCCTACAAAGTTCTTTGCCGCCTCCCCCAACAGTTTCTTTCAAGGGGAAGTACTCCAAGAGTACTACCTTGAAATCTGATCcacctaaaaatcttccttccaaAAGGAAGGCTTCAGAATTGAGTCCTACGCCAGATTCCGCAGACGAGGGAGAGGCTGCCCCAGTGATACGCAACGTTTCAGTTGGTAGGAAGAAGGtcacgttcaagcatattgatcttgagatgttccagGAAAAACATGAGTTTCAAGCCTTTGAG gtgtcgaagaagaagaaaattggaccCAAGCAATCTTCTACTGTTATGACTGGTGAGGCTGAGGCTTATGAGGAGGTTACTAGTCCTGTGAATGAAGggtttgctgaggatgaagaaatgtccgatggagaagaacGCACTGATATTTCTCCTCCTGATGACgagggtg GTGGTACTGGCGAGgagggatctgcccctgttggcggtAATACTGGTGGTGTGGGTGGTGAAGGTTTTGCTGCTGGTGGGAATGAggttgtgg AGGGTGCCActggtcagcaggctgaaaacgcaGGTGATCAGGCTTAG